A window of Ipomoea triloba cultivar NCNSP0323 chromosome 2, ASM357664v1 contains these coding sequences:
- the LOC116010399 gene encoding indole-3-acetic acid-amido synthetase GH3.6 has product MPEAPKSIPKVTDYNDAAERNRKTLQFIEEVTTNADEVQRKVLSEILSRNAHVEYLQRHGLFGHTDRDTFKKTMPVITYEDIQPDITRIANGDKSPILCSHPITEFLTSSGTSGGERKLMPTIADEMGRRSLLYSLQMPIMSQFLPGLEKGKGMYFLFVKSEAKTPGGLLARPVLTSYYKSSHFTNRTPDPYTNYTSPNETILCSDSYQSMYSQMLCGLCLHKEVVRVGAVFASGFIRAIRFLEKHWAPLCHDIRSGTLSPEITDPSVREAVMKVLLKPDPDLADFVQGECKKECWKGIITRLWPNTKYVDVIVTGTMSQYIPTLDYYSDGLPLVCAMYASSECYFGVNLNPLCKPSEVSYTLIPTMAYFEFLPVHRNNEKEQQELVDLTDVKLGQEYELVVTTYTGLYRYRVGDVLRVAGFKNKSPQFNFVCRKNVVLSIDSDKTDEVELQNAVKNAVTHLIPFDARLTEYTSYADTATIPGHYVLFWELSVSACGSTPVPPSVFEDCCLTVEESLNSVYRQGRVSDKSIGALEIKIVEPGTFDKLMDYAISLGASINQYKTPRCVKFAPIVELLNSRVVRSYFSPKCPKWVPGQKQWSNKMD; this is encoded by the exons ATGCCTGAAGCACCAAAGAGTATCCCTAAGGTCACTGACTACAACGATGCCGCCGAGAGGAACCGGAAAACTCTTCAATTCATTGAAGAGGTGACCACAAACGCTGATGAGGTCCAGAGGAAAGTATTATCCGAAATCCTCTCCAGAAATGCCCATGTTGAGTATTTGCAGCGCCATGGCCTTTTTGGTCATACCGACCGAGACACTTTCAAGAAAACCATGCCTGTCATCACCTACGAAGATATTCAACCTGATATCACCCGTATCGCCAATGGCGATAAATCCCCCATTCTCTGCTCCCACCCCATAACTGAGTTCTTAACAAG TTCTGGGACGTCAGGAGGGGAGAGGAAACTGATGCCAACAATTGCAGACGAAATGGGGAGGAGATCACTGCTGTACAGTCTTCAGATGCCAATTATGAGCCAATTTCTGCCCGGGTTGGAGAAAGGCAAAGGAATGTATTTCTTGTTCGTGAAATCCGAGGCCAAGACCCCGGGCGGTCTCCTAGCCCGCCCTGTTTTAACCTCGTACTACAAGAGCTCTCATTTCACCAACAGAACCCCTGATCCTTACACCAACTACACCAGCCCCAACGAGACCATTCTCTGCTCCGATTCCTACCAGAGCATGTACTCCCAAATGCTCTGCGGCCTCTGCCTCCACAAGGAAGTGGTCCGGGTCGGCGCCGTCTTCGCCTCCGGCTTCATCCGCGCAATCCGCTTCCTGGAGAAGCACTGGGCGCCTCTGTGCCACGATATCCGGTCCGGGACTCTGAGCCCGGAGATCACCGACCCGTCGGTGAGGGAGGCGGTGATGAAGGTCCTCCTGAAACCGGACCCGGATTTGGCGGATTTCGTGCAGGGCGAGTGTAAGAAAGAGTGCTGGAAAGGGATCATAACGCGCCTATGGCCCAACACCAAATATGTGGATGTTATTGTGACGGGGACTATGTCGCAGTATATACCCACTCTCGATTACTACAGCGATGGCCTCCCTCTTGTCTGTGCAATGTATGCTTCTTCGGAGTGTTATTTCGGCGTTAATCTTAACCCCCTCTGCAAGCCCAGCGAGGTCTCGTATACCCTCATCCCCACCATGGCCTATTTCGAGTTCTTGCCCGTCCACCGCAACAATGAGAAGGAACAGCAAGAGCTCGTTGATTTAACCGATGTCAAGCTCGGCCAAGAGTATGAGCTCGTGGTCACTACTTATactg GGCTTTATAGGTACCGGGTCGGGGACGTGCTGAGGGTGGCCGGGTTCAAGAACAAATCCCCACAGTTCAACTTCGTGTGCCGGAAAAATGTTGTCCTGAGCATCGACTCCGACAAGACAGACGAGGTCGAGCTGCAAAACGCGGTGAAAAACGCCGTCACTCATCTCATCCCATTCGACGCGCGTCTCACCGAGTACACCAGCTACGCCGACACGGCCACGATCCCGGGCCATTACGTGCTGTTCTGGGAGCTGAGCGTGAGCGCGTGCGGGTCCACCCCGGTACCCCCCTCAGTCTTCGAGGACTGCTGCCTAACCGTCGAGGAGTCCCTCAACAGCGTGTACCGGCAGGGCCGCGTCTCCGATAAGTCGATCGGAGCTCTGGAGATCAAGATTGTGGAGCCCGGCACCTTTGATAAGCTGATGGACTATGCTATCTCCCTAGGCGCGTCGATCAACCAGTACAAGACCCCTCGGTGCGTCAAATTTGCGCCCATTGTTGAGCTCTTGAACTCCAGGGTTGTGCGGAGCTACTTCAGCCCAAAGTGCCCGAAATGGGTCCCGGGCCAAAAGCAATGGAGCAACAAAATGGATTGA